The genomic region CGCGATATTGCGTTGATAGCTGATCAGCGAGCCGCCGACGCCGTGCACCAGCACCAGCGGCGGCCCCTCGCCGGCGACGACGAAGTGCGTGCGGTAGCCGGCGACGCTGCGGTAGTGTTCCTCGATCCCGCTCACCGACCCATCCTAGCGCGAATCGCAACGCGAGGGGTATCGGCCGATCTCCCGATAGATCGCCCGCAACGGGCGGGGTGCGGAGCGAGGCGACGCTTTTCGGCCGGCACGCAACCCGGGACGCCCAGGATCACACTTCGGCCAGATCGGGAACGGCGTGTCGCCCGAGTCGCTACACTATGCGCGGCAGGTCGAGCAATATCGGCTGAGCGTAGCGTTCGGAGCCTGTCCGTATGGCCGCGCTTCCGACCGGCACGATCACGTTTCTCTTTACGGACATAGAGGGCTCGTCTCGGTCGTGGGAGGAGCACCCCGCCGCCATGCACCGGGCCATGGCCCGCCACGACGCGCTGCTCACC from Dehalococcoidia bacterium harbors:
- a CDS encoding adenylate/guanylate cyclase domain-containing protein, producing the protein MAALPTGTITFLFTDIEGSSRSWEEHPAAMHRAMARHDALLTAVFERHAGVVVRPRGEGDSLFCVFVRASDAVAAALAG